In Mongoliitalea daihaiensis, one DNA window encodes the following:
- the glsA gene encoding glutaminase A has product MNIQKTLLIFLLWGVSFYSIAQSQQAIQQVVEQAYQEFKDVQEGKNADYIKELAKVDPSIFGIVMVDIDGNIYSAGDNFSQVSIQSVSKAFVLSLVLNESGPEVIKNKVGANATGFPFNSIIAMEINRESGINSMVNAGAIATTSLVNGATADDKWNAIVKKLSEFAGRPLEVDEPVYISEAGDNQRNVAQAQLLKAYDKIYFDADQSVDIYTRQCALSVHARDLAIMAATLASGGKNPITNSRVVSTEAVSYTLPVMATAGLYENSGKWLYQTGLPGKSGVGGALIAVVPGKFGIAVVSPPLDEAGNSVKGQLAINYIVEKLNLNPYLVESGN; this is encoded by the coding sequence ATGAACATTCAGAAAACACTTCTTATTTTCCTTCTTTGGGGAGTCTCTTTTTATTCCATTGCCCAAAGTCAGCAAGCAATTCAACAGGTAGTTGAACAAGCATACCAAGAATTTAAAGATGTCCAAGAAGGAAAAAATGCAGACTATATCAAAGAACTGGCAAAAGTTGACCCTTCCATTTTTGGAATAGTTATGGTAGATATTGATGGGAACATTTATTCAGCAGGAGATAATTTTTCTCAAGTTTCTATTCAAAGTGTATCCAAGGCATTTGTGTTGTCACTTGTACTCAATGAATCTGGTCCTGAAGTCATTAAAAATAAAGTGGGAGCAAATGCAACCGGCTTCCCATTCAACTCTATCATTGCCATGGAGATCAACCGAGAGTCCGGTATCAACTCCATGGTAAATGCAGGTGCAATTGCTACTACAAGTTTGGTAAATGGCGCAACAGCCGACGACAAATGGAATGCTATTGTTAAAAAGCTTTCTGAGTTTGCGGGTAGACCCCTTGAGGTGGACGAACCAGTCTACATCAGCGAAGCTGGCGATAATCAGCGGAATGTTGCGCAAGCCCAATTGCTAAAGGCCTACGATAAAATCTACTTTGATGCTGACCAATCCGTTGATATTTACACAAGACAATGTGCCCTAAGTGTGCATGCACGGGATCTTGCCATTATGGCTGCTACCTTGGCAAGTGGAGGGAAGAATCCGATAACCAATAGCCGTGTAGTATCTACTGAGGCTGTATCTTACACGTTACCTGTGATGGCTACTGCGGGCTTGTATGAAAACTCAGGCAAATGGCTCTATCAAACCGGGTTACCTGGTAAAAGTGGGGTCGGTGGCGCTTTGATCGCCGTGGTACCTGGGAAATTTGGCATAGCAGTGGTATCTCCCCCTTTAGATGAAGCAGGTAATTCTGTGAAAGGACAATTAGCAATCAATTACATTGTGGAAAAGCTTAATTTAAATCCTTACTTGGTGGAATCAGGAAATTAA
- a CDS encoding DcaP family trimeric outer membrane transporter has protein sequence MNYSFKHAFLLVICALSLFSAKAQNKNPIDIEFTGMFWLITTYNFQSSDPNWAEMLRPTRILDDQGRPFADNGSFGISVRPSRVGFNTRQSTSKGDLVTRFELDLVGGGSNVGETFFRVFNAYAEWNRWTFGKRNSVFMDGSVVPNTVEFFGPNGMVLLRNIQISYKLVDSPKNQVQIGIENPSASSDLGPFREDFTFQEKLSDIVFTNKLPAFTFHYRRNFEKGHLQASWVSKYISWYDRGRTPDADFSGDAWGHGTNISGSINPTRYIRLLGSFVTGRGIQNFLNDGTADVGVRANPANLVTPVNGAPIPFYSVMAASEIRLTETLSSTVAFSRVVNDTFDSQLSTSFQSGSYLTVGLIHKPLPGISFGLEYQYANRQNANFVGAPDLELPAAQGNFFAVNKIQANFVYRFSKMN, from the coding sequence TTACGGGAATGTTTTGGTTGATAACCACTTACAACTTTCAATCTTCAGATCCCAATTGGGCGGAAATGTTGAGACCTACACGTATCTTGGACGATCAAGGGAGACCTTTTGCCGACAATGGTTCTTTCGGCATCAGTGTTAGACCATCCCGAGTTGGTTTTAATACCAGGCAATCTACGTCTAAAGGTGATTTAGTCACACGATTCGAATTAGATTTGGTTGGTGGAGGAAGCAATGTGGGAGAAACATTTTTCCGCGTTTTCAATGCCTATGCAGAATGGAATAGATGGACCTTTGGAAAGCGAAACTCTGTTTTCATGGATGGCAGTGTTGTCCCCAATACGGTAGAGTTTTTCGGACCTAATGGAATGGTACTTCTTCGAAATATTCAGATCAGCTATAAGCTTGTAGATTCGCCCAAAAATCAGGTGCAAATCGGCATCGAAAACCCTTCTGCTTCTTCTGACTTAGGCCCTTTTCGTGAAGACTTTACATTCCAAGAAAAACTTTCTGACATTGTCTTCACTAACAAACTCCCAGCCTTTACTTTCCATTACCGAAGAAATTTCGAAAAAGGACATCTCCAAGCCAGTTGGGTAAGCAAATACATTTCTTGGTATGATCGAGGCAGAACCCCGGATGCAGACTTTTCAGGAGATGCATGGGGGCATGGCACCAATATTTCAGGAAGCATCAACCCTACCCGTTACATCCGCCTGTTGGGCTCTTTTGTTACTGGAAGAGGAATTCAAAACTTTCTCAACGATGGTACAGCAGACGTTGGGGTAAGGGCTAACCCAGCAAACCTAGTCACTCCTGTCAATGGAGCCCCGATTCCTTTTTATTCTGTCATGGCTGCAAGTGAAATTCGTCTAACAGAAACCCTCAGTTCAACAGTTGCTTTCTCAAGAGTGGTAAATGACACTTTTGACTCCCAATTAAGTACATCTTTTCAGAGCGGAAGTTATTTGACGGTGGGTTTGATACATAAGCCTTTACCTGGAATATCCTTTGGTCTTGAATACCAATATGCTAACCGACAAAATGCAAATTTTGTGGGGGCACCTGATCTTGAACTCCCTGCCGCTCAGGGAAACTTCTTTGCCGTCAATAAAATCCAAGCAAATTTCGTCTATCGTTTTTCTAAAATGAATTAA